A window of the Oncorhynchus kisutch isolate 150728-3 linkage group LG12, Okis_V2, whole genome shotgun sequence genome harbors these coding sequences:
- the gzf1 gene encoding GDNF-inducible zinc finger protein 1: MSDQVVQLSSAFHHEDMLQSLHQLRLHGHLCDVTVQVDFQGELEEFEAHQAVLAASSGYFKNILLAPDPPKKLFLGNVRTTDFTRFLEYVYTGKLEVDKEFAKDKIGVIHEVATLLECKSLVQACSSVLYEGSLSLHRVEASMSQDLEADLYDVGEEDGALGVGVNKVPKIASTKRLTPPTKPERGEKRAKVAVTAEEERSEVNKDTEVSGRRSNRLAGRRVFIDIPKKKYVRKMKDQTMAQMEDLPDNNTQTTSQEENTYNTRGAEEALPEPLPEKGGAGLESTDVDDEDEVEEGDIPEDCPDDSLFLPSKEEEGEEEGEERATNKSSRRIDTQYKCDKCQRTFHYEKSYLKHIKTSHSVQGEVTYRCDTCQQTFANRCNLKIHQRHVHSDERLFPCDVCTKTFKRKKDVTRHRRQVHEGGGERHTCLVCNKALSSKTALTLHERTHTGDKPYSCTDCEAKFSQSSALKTHRRTHTGEKPFACDQCDARFTQNHMLSYHKRAHTGEKPFMCESCGKSFASKEYLKHHSRIHTGSRPYKCEQCGRAFAQRNSLHQHMKIHTGERPYHCTDCDKQFTQLNALQRHQRIHTGEKPYMCGLCNRTFTDKSTVRRHTMTHDQNTPWKNYLVVLKDNMEKKTKKPRSLGRKVKVETVVREVEGDSGAGGRLQEGTILVPGEPITLSASWGDPGTIALVSHTTLGGFTVIQTEMPAGTQLPIVTTDCTGASVISLDGSTVSVPFTIPVSMSSISVSSSSSGVLPVQTVSVSVPVTVSGAIFAPVSESSLSTSCVLETAVSQTILAPDLEAGPCSDTTAIADPEEAISECAPISEECVTVQTSELETETPSAAVSNEEQHSVPEDIGTVEDLEVSTEDTVV; this comes from the exons ATGAGTGACCAAGTGGTCCAACTCTCCTCAGCCTTCCACCATGAGGACATGCTTCAGTCTCTGCACCAGCTCAGACTACATGGTCACCTGTGCGATGTCACAGTCCAGGTGGACTTCCAGGGTGAGCTGGAAGAGTTTGAGGCTCACCAGGCGGTCCTAGCTGCCTCCAGCGGCTACTTCAAGAACATCCTACTGGCACCGGACCCACCCAAGAAACTATTCTTGGGGAACGTTCGAACCACTGATTTCACCAGGTTCTTGGAATATGTATACACTGGCAAACTGGAGGTGGATAAAGAGTTTGCTAAAGACAAGATTGGTGTAATACATGAAGTGGCGACACTGTTGGAGTGTAAGAGCCTTGTCCAGGCCTGCAGCTCGGTTCTCTATGAAGGCAGCTTGAGTCTGCACAGGGTTGAGGCATCCATGTCACAAGACCTGGAAGCTGATTTGTATGATGTAGGCGAGGAGGATGGGGCGCTGGGGGTCGGAGTCAACAAAGTTCCCAAAATAGCCTCCACCAAGAGGCTGACCCCTCCAACCaaaccagagagaggggagaaaagggCAAAGGTCGCGGTCACAGCCGAGGAGGAGAGGTCAGAGGTGAATAAAGACACTGAGGTCTCTGGGAGGAGGAGTAACAGGCTGGCAGGGCGCAGAGTCTTCATTGACATTCCTAAGAAGAAGTATGTGAGGAAGATGAAGGACCAGACCATGGCGCAGATGGAAGATCTGCCTGACAACAACACTCAGACAACCAGTCAGGAGGAGAACACTTACAACACACGG GGGGCAGAAGAGGCCCTTCCAGAGCCGCTGCCTGAAAAGGGGGGTGCGGGACTGGAGTCGACAGACGTTGATGATGAAGATGAGGTGGAAGAGGGAGATATACCAGAGGATTGTCCAGATGACTCCCTCTTCTTGCCCAGCaaggaagaggagggtgaggaggagggagaggagcgtGCCACCAACAAATCATCCAGACGTATTGACACTCAATACAAGTGTGACAAATGTCAACGGACCTTCCACTATGAGAAGAGCTACCTGAAGCACATCAA GACGAGCCACAGTGTGCAGGGGGAGGTGACGTACCGTTGTGACACCTGCCAGCAGACCTTCGCCAACCGCTGCAACCTGAAGATCCACCAGAGACACGTCCACAGTGACGAAAGGCTGTTCCCCTGTGACGTCTGCACCAAGACCTTCAAACGCAAGAAGGACGTGACGCGCCACCGACGACAG GTGCACGAGGGAGGCGGCGAGCGACACACCTGTCTTGTGTGTAACAAGGCGCTGAGCTCTAAGACAGCGTTGACGCTACACGAGAGAACGCACACAGGAGACAAGCCCTACTCTTGCACTGACTGTGAAGCCAAGTTCTCCCAGAGCTCAGCCCTCAAGACACACCGCaggactcacacaggagagaagcctttcgcCTGTGACCAGTGTGATGCGAGGTTCACCCAGAACCACATGTTGTCCTATCACAAAAGGGCCCACACGG gagagaagccttttatGTGTGAGAGCTGTGGGAAAAGCTTTGCCTCTAAAGAATACCTGAAACACCACTCCAGAATCCACACAGGCTCCAGGCCTTACAAGTGTGAACAATGTGGTCGGGCCTTCGCCCAGAGAAACTCCCTCCACCAGCATATGAAGATACACACAG GTGAGCGTCCATACCACTGTACAGATTGTGATAAGCAGTTCACCCAGCTGAATGCCCTCCAGAGGCACCAGAGGAttcatacaggggagaagccctACATGTGTGGCCTCTGCAACCGTACCTTCACGGACAAGTCCACCGTACGCAGGCACACCATG ACTCACGACCAAAACACTCCATGGAAGAACTACCTGGTGGTCCTCAAGGACAACATGGAGAAAAAGACTAAGAAACCCAGAAGCCTTGGTAGAAAGGTTAAAGTAGAGACTGTGGTTCGGGAGGTGGAAGGGGATAGTGGAGCTGGAGGTAGGCTCCAGGAGGGGACCATATTGGTTCCTGGTGAGCCCATcaccctctcagccagctggggCGACCCAGGGACCATCGCCCTGGTTAGCCACACCACCCTGGGTGGGTTCACGGTCATCCAGACAGAGATGCCGGCTGGGACCCAGCTACCCATCGTCACCACAGACTGCACCGGGGCCAGTGTCATCTCTCTGGATGGAtccactgtctctgtcccctTTACTATCCCTGTCTCTATGTCCTCCATCTCTGTGTCCTCGTCCTCCTCTGGCGTCCTCCCTGTCCagactgtgtctgtctctgtcccagtcacTGTTTCAGGGGCCATATTTGCCCCAGTTTCCGAGAGCAGTCTTTCAACTTCATGTGTTCTGGAAACTGCGGTGTCGCAGACCATCTTGGCTCCAGATTTGGAAGCTGGGCCGTGTTCAGATACGACGGCCATTGCGGATCCCGAGGAGGCCATTTCAGAGTGTGCCCCTATCTCTGAGGAGTGTGTTACAGTGCAGACATCAGAACTGGAGACTGAGACACCGAGCGCTGCTGTCTCTAATGAGGAACAACACAGTGTACCAGAGGACATTGGTACTGTGGAAGACCTGGAGGTGTCCACTGAAGATACTGTGGTGTAG